The segment GACCGTGCCGGCGTTTATGTCGGCTCCGGCATCGGCGGATTAAGCACTTGGGAAGACCAGCACAGCATTTTGCTGGAGAAAGGGCCGAAGCGGGTGAGCCCGTTTTTCATTCCGATGATGATCGCCAATATGGCGTCGGGACAAATCTCCATTTTGACGGGCGCAAAAGGCCCCAACAGCACGGCGGTTACCGCCTGCGCCACGGGCACGCACACGATCGGCGATTCGCTGCGGCTGATCCAGCACGGCGAAGCCGATGTGATGATTTGCGGCGGCGCGGAAGCGACAATCCGCCCCACCGGCGTTGCCGGGTTTTGCGCGCTCAGGGCGATGTCCACGCGGAATGACGAGCCGGAAAAAGCCAGCCGCCCGTTTGACCTCAACCGCGACGGGTTTGTGATGGCGGAAGGCTCCGGCATTCTCATTCTGGAGTCGCTCGAGCATGCGCAAGCACGCGGTGCGCATATTTATGCGGAATTGATCGGGTACGGGATGAGCGGCGACGCCTTCCATATCACCGACCCGGATCCCGACGGCGCCATGCGCAGCATGAACAGAGCGCTTAAGGACGCGGGAATTGCTCCGGAGGCGGTCGATTATATTAATGCGCACGGCACCTCGACGCCGCCGGGAGACAAATCGGAAACGATCGCGGTGAAGAAAACATTCGGCGAGCATGCCTATAAGCTGGCCATCTCTTCGACCAAATCGATGACCGGTCACCTGCTGGGCGCCGCCGGCGGCGTGGAAGCGGTCATTTGCGCGCTTACGATCAAAAACGGCGTAATTCCGCCAACGATCAACCTGGAAACGCCCGATCCGGAATGCGATCTTGATTATGTGCCCAACGTCGCCCGCAAGGCCGACGTCAATGTGGTCATGTCCAATTCGTTCGGATTTGGCGGGCACAATGCCACGATCATTATGAAGCGGTTTGAAGAATAAGCATGAAGACCAATGCGAACCGGAATTTCAAGGAACTGCAAAACAACCTCGGCCTTGTTTTTAATAATCAGCATTTATTAAGGCAAGCATTTACTCATGCTTCGTATATGAATGAGCATCGCATGGGGGCGCATCAGGATAATGAGCGCCTGGAATTTTTGGGCGATGCGGTGTTGGAATTGGCTGTTTCCGAGTATTTATACCACAGCTATCCGAATCGTCCGGAAGGCGAACTGACCAAACTGCGGGCGTCGATTGTGTGCGAGCCTTCCTTGTTCAGGTTCGCGCAGGATTTGCGGTTTGGCGATTACATTTTGCTCGGCAAAGGCGAAGAACTGACCGGAGGCCGCACGCGGCCGGCGCTGCTCGCGGATGTGTTTGAAGCGTTTGTCGGCGCTTTGTTTTTGGACCAGGGGATGCCGGCTGTCAAACAGTTTCTGAAAGCGAGCATGTTTCCCAAATTGTCCGAATTGCAGATCATCGATTTTAAAACGCGGTTGCAGGAATATGCGCAGCATCACAATTTGGGGCAACTGGAGTATCGCGTAGTTGACGAACAAGGGCCGGCGCATGAAAAACATTTTATCTCGGAAGTAGTGATGGAAGGGCGCGTGCTCGGACAGGGGGACGGCCGTTCCAAAAAGGAGTCGGAACAGAATGCGGCGGCGCAGGCGCTTGCCAAGCTTGACCCGCAATTTTCCGAGAAATTGTGAACTCCTTCGTTTGCATAGGAAAAAGGAGCAAAGCGGCGCAAAATTGTCTTTGCTCCTTTTCTGTATGCTACAATAGGGCGTGAGGTGAATATACATTGTTCTTGAAGCGTATCGAACTTTCGGGTTTCAAATCGTTTGCGGATAAAACGGAATTGGAATTTGTCAGCGGCATCACTGCGGTAGTGGGCCCAAACGGCAGCGGAAAAAGCAATATATCGGACGCCATCCGCTGGGTGTTGGGCGAACAAAGCGCCAAATCGCTGCGCGGCGGAAAAATGGAAGACGTTATTTTTGCTGGCAGTGTATCGCGCAAACCGGTCAACTATAGCGAAGTGTCCCTGACATTGGAAAATTCGGACAACGCTTTGCCGCTTGATTTTGCTGAGGTCACGGTAACAAGACGCATTAACCGCAACGGGGACAGTGAATATTTCATCAACAAACAGCCTTGCCGGCTAAAAGACATCACCGAATTGTTTATGGATACGGGAATCGGCAAAGAAGCGTATTCCATTATCGGCCAAGGCCGGATTGAAGAAATTTTAAGCACGCGCTCCGAGGATCGGCGGGCGATTTTTGAAGAGGCTTCCGGCATTGTAAAATACAAGTCCCGCAAAAAAGAAGCGCAAAAACGGCTGGATGAGACGGAAGCCAATCTGCTGCGGATCCACGATTTGATAAGCGAGTTGGAAGTTCAAATTGAGCCGCTTCGGGAGCAGGCGGAAAAAGCGAATACATACAAGGAATTGCGCGAAGAACTAAAAGCGCGGGAAATATCCCTGTACGTCCATCAGATCGAAGAGCTGCACCGGACGTGGAAAGAGACGGGGGATAAACTGCAAGAGCTGCAGGACAGGCAGGCGGCGCTTGCGGCAGTTGTCGGCGCGCATGATGCCGATTTGGAACAGCACCGTATGGAGGCAAGACGCCTGGAAAACGAGCTCGAACAGTTGCAGACGTCACTGCTTCGTTTAAGCGAAGAGGCGGAAAAATGCGAAGGTTTCGGCGAAGTATTGAAGGAACGGCGCAAAAATTTGGAAGGCAACATAAAAGCGCTCGGCCAGGCGGCGGAAACGCAATCTTTGCGCAAAGCCGCGCAAGAAGCGGAACTGGCGCAGGCCAATGAGCAGCTTCAGCTAGCGTTGGGCGAACTTGCGCAAATTGCGCAAGCGCTTCAGGCGGAAGAAGCGCAGCTTGCCGGCGTGCATGAGGAGGCGGGCACGGAACGTGAGGAGCAGCTCAAAGCGGAGCTGTTTGAAATCTTGAGCAAAATTGCCCAGACGAGAAACGAGATCCGCTATTGCGAACAGCAAATGGAAACATCCGCGCGGCGCAAGGCGAAATCGGCGGAAGAACGGCAGCGGATCGAGCTCGAGTTGAAAGAGCTTGCGGCGACAATGCGTACGCAGGAAGAGCGCATTGCCGAAGCGGCGCGAACCATCGAGGCGGTCAGAGAACAATTTTTGGCAAAAAGCAAGCTGGTTAAAGAGAAAGAGAAGCTGCTCGAAGAGGCGCAGTTTACCGCACGCAAATGGGAACAAAAAATCGGCGCCCTGACCTCGCGCCGCGACACGCTCGTGGAAA is part of the Bacilli bacterium genome and harbors:
- the fabF gene encoding beta-ketoacyl-ACP synthase II gives rise to the protein MKNRVVITGLGVITALGCDQKTFWNNLMNGKSGVSLIEAFDASEYTTRIAASIKDFDPEKYMDRRDARRMDRFVQFAVAASKLALEDAKLDISKMENPDRAGVYVGSGIGGLSTWEDQHSILLEKGPKRVSPFFIPMMIANMASGQISILTGAKGPNSTAVTACATGTHTIGDSLRLIQHGEADVMICGGAEATIRPTGVAGFCALRAMSTRNDEPEKASRPFDLNRDGFVMAEGSGILILESLEHAQARGAHIYAELIGYGMSGDAFHITDPDPDGAMRSMNRALKDAGIAPEAVDYINAHGTSTPPGDKSETIAVKKTFGEHAYKLAISSTKSMTGHLLGAAGGVEAVICALTIKNGVIPPTINLETPDPECDLDYVPNVARKADVNVVMSNSFGFGGHNATIIMKRFEE
- the rnc gene encoding ribonuclease III; amino-acid sequence: MKTNANRNFKELQNNLGLVFNNQHLLRQAFTHASYMNEHRMGAHQDNERLEFLGDAVLELAVSEYLYHSYPNRPEGELTKLRASIVCEPSLFRFAQDLRFGDYILLGKGEELTGGRTRPALLADVFEAFVGALFLDQGMPAVKQFLKASMFPKLSELQIIDFKTRLQEYAQHHNLGQLEYRVVDEQGPAHEKHFISEVVMEGRVLGQGDGRSKKESEQNAAAQALAKLDPQFSEKL